TTATCCCCGCTCTGTCTGAGCTGGTCGCCATGTGCAACATCAGCGAACTCATATGCTCTGCGCACCAGATCGACAGGCGCATCAGGCTGATACGCTTGCAGGGCACTGATAACTTCATCAATTGTCGGTATTTTTACAGTATCCATATTGATTACCCCTAAAAATAAAATCCTTACCTTTTATTGTAACAAAAAGTCATCAATAAATCACTAGTAAATGCGTATTCTTCCCAAATAAAAATGAGAATATTATCAAATGAAAGTGAGAATCATCGAATTCTGCGGATAAATAGGCTGATTGATACGCGCAAGCAGTTTTTCTCCCGTTTCCGTCAGAACAGTTTCGCAAAATCCACCGAACGCATCTTGTTCGGCAAGTCCTTCCGAATACGTTACCGATTCTGTCAATTCGCGCTTGCGATTCAGCGTAGGAAGGATCTCTATCTCACGTTTATTCCCTCTCGTATGACGTTTGATCAAAGAAAGTTCTTCAAATATCTTGAGCGCATTCTGCACGCCCGCATCGGAGCTGTATCTGCCCGTAGCAGTTTCCATTTCTTCTGCCAGCTCCGCATTTGAGAGTGACAGGCGATCATCGAGCGCACGTTTTTTCAAGATACTGTACAATACAGCCAACGTTTCCCGATTGGGTGCACGGTCTTTAAGTATCTGCTGATTGAGCCGAGAGTCTTCCGCCCCGAACATCAGATAGATACGACTATTTTTTCCATCGCGACCGCCACGACCGCATTGTTGATTAAACGAAGTAAAGTGAAACGGCATATGATATTGGATAACGTTACGAATGTCGGGAAGGTCTACCCCTTCTCCGAAGGCACTCGTGGCAACGACCGTTTTTAGTTTGCCCTCTTTGAACCAATTTTCTACCGTTACGCGCCATTCGTTTTTCATGCCTGCATGATAAAAGCCTATCTTATCTTCCATCCACGGCAATTTTTTTCGCAGTGCCGAAGCAATGTCGAACGCTTGCTTGCGACTGTTGACGAAGATCAATGTCTTTTCGCCGCGACCGACGATCTCCATCAGTCGTTCATGCTTTTTCTGGCTGTCACGACAGTCAACAAGTTCCAGGTTGCTTCGCACCGTACGGTCAACGAATATCTCGTCGATAAGGAGCGATGTTTGTATTGCACTTGCCACCTCATCCGATGCCGTCGCCGTTACAACAAGCACCTGAGGATCGCCTATCGCTTCGCACAGATGGCGTATCCGACCGTATATCGGTCTGCGTGACGAGCTGATGGCAATATGATGCCCTTCATCGACAACAAGGAACCCTATCTTACGATTCGTTCCCACAAGACTTTCGCTATTCACTTCAAGGAATTCGGGCGTCGTCAATAAGATATCAACACTGCCTTCCCGCAATGCCTCATAGAGCTCGTGTCGTTCCTGTGCATTGATCGTACCGTTACCTTTATAAACACACAACCCCAGTTGTGCCATCTTCTGTTTTAAGCTGTTATATTGATCGTTGACGAGCGCACGAAGCGGATACAAGATGATCGTCATCTCTCGTTTCATCATCGCCAACTTGGCGGCATGTGTCTGAAAGATCGCCGATTTTCCACGTCCCGTTCCCATGATCGCCAAAATATTTTTTCCGTTATCGAGTTCGGTCAATATTCTCTGCTGACTCGTATGATAATCGTACTTACCCAATATTGCTCTGCGAATTGTATCCTGTTCATACGATTGCGTTTCTCGTACAACCATTTCTTGCACAGAGGTCTTGACCATGATGATATTGACACCGTAAGAATGATCACCACCGCCCGTAACAGCGGTAACGATACAACGATAATTCGTTCCCGCATCAATAATCGGTGCAATATCGGCGGCGATCTCTTTTCGGATATGTCCGACATCGCGTCCATCTTGCGTCAAAACACGGATAGCATTCGTATCGTACGGATTATCGGGCTCTCGATGCAAGATAAGTTCTTCCCCAACACGAAGTGTCGGAATTACATCTTGTCTGTTATCAAACGTCACGCCGACTAACTTGGAATAAAAAGACTCTGCATCGGCGATCGACTCTTGTCCGTCATGTTCTTCCGCGTACAGCGCAGTAAACATCTCATCATGGAGAGGATGCATCCGCACATCTGACATTACAAGCTGTACGGTACGTTGTCCGTTCCACTCATTGATATCGGGCTGAAATGCAATATCCACCTTATCGGCAACTCGATACTGTTTTGTCATCTCGGGCATACGCCACCCGATACAGTCAAGCGCACTAGTAAGACACTGCACGCGCATCTTGACAGTCTGCTGATCTTTGCCGATTTTCGTAAGCGACTGTATCGGCATACTTTCACACGCAAACAATGGACGCGGATTCCCCATACCGAACGGTTCCAATATATCAAGAGAATGAACAAACTGCTCATTCACTTCCGTCGGAGCAACGACAGCATCGATCTTCACCTGCGGTCGCCAAATATCATTATCGGCATAAGCTGCCGCATATTCATTCATACGAATACGAAATTCGTCTATTCTGTCGGCTTCCAAAGAAAGTCCTGCCGCCTGCTTATGTCCGCCGAACTTCGTCAAAATATCCTGACCTGCTTTGAGCGCATCTAAGATGTCGAATCCTGCAATACTGCGACAAGACCCCTTGCCCATACCATCTTCCGTTGTGATGACGATCGCAGGACGATAATATCGTTCTACGATGCGCGAAGCAACGATCCCGATGACACCACCATGCCAGCCCTCTCCGCTGACAACGATCACATAGTCATCTGCTAAATTTTTTTCTTCGATAACAGCGATGGCTTCTTCCAGTATCTCTTTTTCGATACGCTGACGTTCTTCATTCTCCGCATTCAGTTCCTCAGCGATCATGCGACATCTGTCATCATCTTCTGTAAGCAGAAGCTCCACTCCGCTCTCGGCTTGACTGAGCCTGCCTGCCGCATTCAACCGTGGTGCTAAGCGAAAACCGACACTGCCTGCCGTTACCTGTGCAGGGTCTACTTGACTGACCTTCATCAGCGCATACATTCCTCGGTTACGACATGTCTTCATCTCTGATAATCCGCGCTGTACAAGCATACGATTTTCTCCGACCAAAGGAACGATATCGGCAACTGTACCAAGTGCGACAAGATCGTAATATCGGTTCAGCGTTTCCCCACGCATCATCTGCCAGAGTGCTTGACACAACTTAAAAGCCACCCCAACACCTGCCAGCATCTTTTCAGGATATGCACAACCGTCTTGTTTCGGATTGATGACGACATACGCATTCGGTAATATATCGAGCGGTTGATGGTGGTCGGTAATAATAAGATCGACACCCTTTGGCATCGCCTCCGCCTCTGCAACTGACGTGATACCGCAGTCAACAGTAACGATCACCTTCGCATCGTGCAGCTCGATAAGCTCTGTCAGAGAGTCGCTATTGAGCCCGTATCCTTCGGTATGACGATTCGGAATGAAATATGCTATATCGGCACCGAGTTCTTGAAGCACGCTCATCATAAGAGAAGTCGCCGTAATACCATCTACATCATAGTCCCCGTAAACAACGATTTTTTCTTTTTTTTCGATTGCCGTTTGAATTCGTTCGACAGCTTTATCGATCCCTTTCATCAAAAAAGGAGATACGTCGTACGCCTCATCTCGCGTTAAAAACCGCTTTGCATCGTCTACTGTCGTGATGCCGCGATTTACCAATATCTTCGCTATATAAGAAGGCACTTCAAGCGCAGTCACCAAGCTGTCTACTATTTCCTCATCTGCCTCGAAAAAATTCCATCGTTTCTCCATCATAGTCGATTCTTCCTTTGTTTGGATTCTGTCTAAATATATAATGATTCGCTTTGATAAAGCTATTTCCTTTTTATACGAAAAAAGAGACTACATCAACTGCAGTCTCTTTCCATTTTTTAAACTTCATCTTTCAACCAAGAAGAAGCATCATATTCTTTTTTCGGCTCGTCTTTCTGTTTGGAAGACACTTTTTCTTTCTCTTTTTTCGGTGCATTGTCGCGATTCGTCAAGCGGCGTTTATCTTTACGATTTGCCAAGATGACCCATACAGGCGCCGCATTGAAAATCGAAGAATACGCACCGATGAACATACCGATCGTCAACGCAAGTGCGAAGCCTTTCGTCGTTTCGCCACCGAAGAAATAGAGCGAGAGTACGCAGACCAAAACAGTTACGCTCGTATAGATCGAACGTGTCATCGTCTGCCACAAGCTGTCTTCTACGAGTTCTTCATAGCGACCGCCGCGTCTGCGCAGCTTGAGATTTTCACGAATACGGTCGAAGATAACGATCGTATCGTTGATCGAATAACCGACGACTGTCAAGATCGCCGCAATGAATGCCGAGTCGATCTCATATTGCAGAAGCGAGAATGCCCCGAGTACAACTAGAACGTCGTGAAGGAGCGAACCGATCGCCGCAATACCGAACGTAAATTCAAAGCGATATGCAATATAGAGAACGATAAGCACCCACGAGATCAATACAGCAACGATAGCATTCATCGTAAGTTCTTCCCCGACGACACTGCCGACGAGTTCAACACGTTTGATCTCGAAATTACCGATAGACTCTTTGAGGTCTGCCGCTACTGCCGAGCGAGCTTCCTCCGACAAGACCGGCGTTCGTATCATGGCATCTTTGGATGTCGTCTGTCCTTCTTCCGTTGCCAACTGGATAACGCTGTTACCAAGGCCGTGACGCGCCATAACGTCACGCACCTGTTCAACCGATACAGGTTCTTCGAACGACACATCCATGATCGTACCGCCCGTGAAGTCGATACCAAGGTTGAAGCCTTGTACACCGATCGACACTAAACCCGGTAAAATGATGAGCAAAGAGAGAATAAACCAGAGTTTGGTTCTTTTGATAATATTAAATCGAAAACGTTCCATCTGCACCAATCCCCCTTATACCCCGAAAAACTTACTGTTCGTAATTGCTTTCGAATTCAGCAAGCTTCTCATCAAGAATTGTGTGACGGTAACCGCCGTAAACATACTGAGAACGATACCGACAAGCATCGTAATAGCAAAACCTTTGATCGAACCCGTTCCCAAGAAGAAGAGAACGACACCGGCAATTGCCGTCGTGATGTTCGAGTCGATGATCGTCGTAAGTGCACGATGGAAACCTGCATCCATCGCCGCACGAAGTGTTTTCCCCGCACGAATTTCTTCTTTAAAACGCTCGAAGATCAATACGTTCGCATCGACCGCCATACCGATACTGAGGATGATACCCGCAATACCCGGAAGCGTAAGCGTTGCGTTCAAGAGATTGAGCGTAAGAAGAATAAGCAGCGTGTAAAGAAGAAGTGCGATATTGGCAATGAAACCCGACATACGATAGAACACGAGCATGAAAAGAACGACTGCACCGATACCAACACCGAATGCCACGACGCTCTTATCTTTGGAGTCCTGACCGAGCGACGGACCGACCGTTCTCGTTTCCATGACTTCTACTTTAACCGGAAGAGAACCCGAACGCAGAAGGATCGCAAGATCTTGCGCTTCTTCTATCGTACGATTACCCGTAATAACAGCTTTACCATTCGGAATGATAGCCTGAACAGTAGGGCTGGTCAATACTTGTTTATCAAGCAAAATAGAGATCGGTCTGCCGATATTCTCTGCCGTAACTTTGGCAAACTTATCCGCACCTTCAGGTGTAAATTCAAGTGCAACAAGATTCTGCTGAGCTTGGTCCATCTGAGCACGCGCATCTTTGAGATCACTGCCTGTCAAGACAGTATTGCCTTTTGAATCTTGGAACTCGAGCATTGCTGTTTTACCGATCAACTTGATAGCGCTGTCCGGGTCTTTGATACCCGGAAGCTCAACGATAATACGGCGTTGTCCTTCCCTCTGAATGATCGGTTCTGTCAAACCGAGTTCGTTTACGCGTCGTTCAATGATTTTCACGACACGATTTACCGAATCGTCGTCAACTTTGGCTTCGGGCGTATCGACAGCCTCTAAGACGACATGTGTACCACCTTGCAAGTCAAGACCTTGTTTGATAGACGATGCCAACGGCTGAATGCAAAATGCAAACGCAACGATAATGGCAATGACTGCCGCAAGGAATTTTGCAAGTTCATTTTTTCTCACAATAAGTCCCCCTATCTCGTCCTTTCGAACAATCCAAAACCGTCAAACAAGCAAAATACAGTTCACTCCTGCACTTTGCTTGTCCGACAGTCCGTTATTCCATCTTGTGTGACCAGATAATCCAGTTTCGCATCCCACACGTCTGTCGGCAACGACTGTTTTATCTGGCAAGAAAATGCAAATCCGATTCGTACAGCTCGTATATCTGCCAAAAAGCGATCGTAATATCCGCCACCCATTCCAAGGCGCTCTCCACTCTGCGTAAAAGCTATACCGGGAACAACGATCAGATCGATCTCGTTCGGCTCCATGCTTCTTGCATTCTCACAAGGTTCCAATATACCGAACGAGCCGACACGCTTAAGGTCGTCCCAAGAATGAATGATAGCGGCGCGCATCTGTCCGTTTCTGTCTGTTACCTTAGGAACACAGACCGTCTTACCGTCACAGAGCATCATTTTGATAAGCGAATGGGTATCGACTTCCATGCGCATTGATACATAGCACATCACTGTACGAGCATTATGATATAGAGCAGACTGCAAAAAATGAGCCGTAACAGCCTCATTTTCCTCAGTCCGATAAACCTCCGTATACGCTTTTCGTTCGGCAGCATATTGCCGCCGAACGAAATCTTTGTCCGTATCTATCACGACTTATTTTTGACCGCGCATTTTGATCGGGTCGTTCATATTGTTTGCAACCGACATACGTGCGATCTCAACTTCAACTTTATCAGCGATCTTGATCTTTAAGACATCATCTTTGATTTCCGTGATCGTACCGTATACACCGCCGACCGTAACGATCTTGTTGCCTTTTTTGAGGTTCATAAGCATATTTTTTCTAGCCGTCTGTTCTTTTTTCTGCGGACGATAGAGCAAGAAGTAAAATACTACAAGCATAAATACGACCGGGCCGTATGCGACCAATGTCTGAACCATCTCGTTGGATAAATCCACAATAATCCCTCCAAAATATTATTTAACCTTGTTTTTATTCCACACAAGTTTGATTTTTCCTTTTATTTCGTCTGATATTGTTTAAAAAACTCCTCACGGAACACAGGGAATCGGTCTTCGATGATCGATTGACGCATTTCCTTCATAAAGTTGATCAGGAAATATAGGTTATGGATCGTCGTCAAGCGAAGTCCGAATATCTCTTCTGCTTTGAGCAAGTGACGAATATACGCACGCGAGAAATTACGGCATGTATAGCATCCGCAGTTTTCGTCGATCGGACGGAAGTCATGTGCATACTCCGCATTCTTGACGACAAGTCTGCCGTTACGTGTCATTGCCGTACCGTTACGCGCAACACGTGTCGGGAATACACAATCGAACATGTCGATACCGCGCATAACGCCTTCGATCAAGCAATCGGGCGTACCGACCCCCATCAGATAGCGCGGTTTGTCTTTCGGCAAGAGCGGTACCGTATATTCAAGGACTTCATACATAAGCGATTTTGGTTCACCGACCGAAAGACCGCCGACTGCATAACCGGGGAAATCGAGCTCGATAAGCTCGCGTGCACTCTGTTCACGAAGGTCTTTGTACATACCGCCTTGCACGATACCAAAAAGTGCTTGGTCTTCACGTGTCAACGTATCCTTGCATCGTTTTGCCCAGCGTGTCGTACGTTCGGTCGATGCTTTTGCATATTCATAATCGGCAGGATACGGCACACATTCATCAAATGCCATGATGATATCCGAGCCGAGTGCCATCTGCACTTCCGTCGCACGTTCAGGCGATAAGAACTGCTTCGAACCGTCCAAGTGCGAACGGAACGCGACACCTTCTTCGGTAATTTTGCGCATATCGCTCAAACTGAATACTTGGAATCCGCCGCTGTCCGTCAAGATCCCTTTATCCCAGTTCATAAACGAATGAAGTCCGCCCGCTTCTTTCACCAAGTTCTCACCCGGACGCAAGAAGAGATGATACGTGTTGCTCAAAATAATATCGGCACCCATCTCCTTGAGTTCGTGCGGTGACATCGCTTTGACCGACGCTTGTGTTCCGACCGGCATAAAGAGCGGCGTATCGAACGTGCCGTGTGGTGTATGTAAGCGACCTGCACGCGCACCCGTTGTCGGACATTCTTTTATCAATTCATATGTTACAGCTGCCATCTATTTCACCCCAATATATTGAAATCTGGGCATCGTCTGCCCATCTGCCGTGACCGTTTCACAAAACATACGGAGCGGCCTGACCCAATAGCCGTATTCACCGTAGAGAGCGCGATATACGACCATATCTTCAAGTGTTTCGCTGTCTTTGGCAACGGCGATCACTTCGTATTCTTTGCCTTTGAAATGGCGGTATCTGCCTGCCTTCAACTCTGCCATTATATATTCTCCTTCTTGGGACGCGAAAGGAACATCGCATCACCAAACGAGAAGAAACGATATTTTTCTTCGACAGCTACGCGATACGCTTCGAGCATCATCTCACGGTCTGCGAGCGCGCTGACAAGCATCAAGAGTGTCGATTTCGGCAAGTGAAAATTCGTTACAAGCGCATCAACGATCTTAAATCGGTAACCCGGATAGATAAATATCTCTGTCCAGCCCGTTTTCGGCGTAATCGTGCCGTCTTCTTCTGCCGCCGATTCGAGCGTACGTACCGCAGTCGTACCGACTGCAATAATACGACCGCCCGCCTCTTTCGTCTGACGGATCGCTTCTGCTGCCTCAGCCGATACCGAATAATATTCTTTGTGCATCACATGCTCCAAAACATTCTCCACATTGACAGGACGGAACGTACCAAGTCCGACATGAAGCGTTACGAAAGCAAGTCGAACACCTTTTTCTTCCAGCTTCGCAAGCATCTCTTTCGTAAAATGAAGACCCGCTGTCGGTGCTGCCGCCGAACCATTCTCTTTGGCATAGACCGTCTGATAACGCTCTTTATCTGCCAATTTTTCTTTGATATACGGCGGAAGCGGTGTTTCGCCAAGTCTGTCAAGCACTTCTTCGAAAATGCCTTGGTAACGGAATCGCACGATACGTCCGCCAAAATCGGTATTGTCTTCCACAACACAGCTGAGCTCGTCACCGAACAATATCTCTTGCCCGATGCGAGCCTTCTTGCCCGGTTTGACAAGCACCTCCCAACGGTCGCCGTCAAGACGTGTCAAAAGGAATACTTCTACCTTACCGCCCGTCGGTTTGGCACCGATCAGACGTGCAGGAATAACGCGTGTATTGTTAAATACCAGAAGATCACCTGCTTCTACATCATCGAGCAGGTCATAAAAATGCGCGTGTACTAGTTCTCCCGTATCGATATTTACTTTTAACAAGCGAGAATGATCGCGCGGCTCACAAGGGAATTGTGCAATTCGCTCTTCCGGCAAATCATAATCAAAATCCGATAATTTCATTTGTTAGCTCCACTACTTTATTTTCTTTATATCCACTTGGGAATAATAATGCTTTAATATCTCTTCATAGTCTTTCTTTTTCTCTGCCATGGCTTTTGCACCCCATTGGGACATGCCAAGACCGTGACCGAATCCGTAACCTTTGATAGTAAACGATTCACTCTCTTTTCCTTTAAAGGTACGTTTATCAATATCAAACAGCGTGCTCTTCAAGCCGAGCATTGATCTCATATCATTTCCGCTTACTTGTACAGACCCACGCTCTCCTTCAATCGTCATCGTGCGCACACGACCCGAGATACCGCGATCACCGACCTTAACAGGCTGTTTTTCAAGCTTTGACAACTTGATCTCTCGTATCTCACCGATAGCTTTCCCACGCGACTTGAGCACAGACGACAGCTTATCGAGTGTCACATTGACTTCCCAAGGAGATTCGTTATAATCGGGGACACCGCGCAGATACGGTTCTCTTTTGCCCCAGACATTTTCGCTGTTTTCTGTATATCCACCGCCACTGGCGTGAAACAAACTGAGGATCGCTTTGCCTTTATATGCCAAGTATTCGCCTTTCGTTGCATCTACCGCCTGATTCGTACGAACGTTTTCTTTCTGTTTCCCGCGATAGACTTGGCAATGTGTCGTTGCACAGACATCATAGCCTTCCGATGCATGCTTTTTCAAATCATGCAACACGAACGTTCTTGCCGCAACAGCCTGCGCTTTGAGTGCTTCCATCGGCCACGAATGCGATACCTCATTCGGCACGACACCGTACAGATAATCTTCCAACATAACTTCGTTTACCGTCGTCAACTTCGTTTTGCCCTTGCGATGATCGACGCACAGGTTCCCTCGATACGGCGTACCGTCCAACTTCAGGATACCCTTCTTCGATTTTGAATTCACATGGACCATGACCTTAGATGCCGATATTTCTTTTCCGTTGATGGTAATACCTTTTTTACCGATCGCAATAACTGCCTTTTGGTTAGCACGCAGCTTCAGGTACGTGCGTTTTCCCTTCTCATCCGTTACATTAAACGGCACATTGGCAGTGATCGTATGTTCTGTTTTGCTCGTTTCCAAGCCGACTTGTACCGTCGGCGACTGTACCGCCGCTTCGGCTGCACCGCCCGCAAGAAGCAGAAGGACTGCACCGACTCCGCATATTTTTTGCCAAATACGATTCTTACTCATGGCTCAACTCTGCTTTCCTCATTTTTTGGTATTCTTGGGCGGTTTCCAGTAGCGTTCTTTTTCGCTGAAAATACAACCGCAATACGGTTGACGATATAACTCCAGTGCAAGGCTGATATCAACGCCTTCTTGCCAACCTTCTCGGAAATCCTGATAAAAAAATTTAATTCCTTCTTCTTCGGCCACCCGCTCTCCCACAGCACGGATCAAGTCATGTTTCTGATATGGACTGACAAGAAGCGACGTCGTAAACGCATCAAAACCGTTTTCTTTGGCAACTTGCGCCGCTTTGCGCAATCGCACTTCATGGCACGATACACAACGACCTTCGATATTGACCATGGCATTCGCCAAAAACATCTCTAATTCATACGACTTGTCAACAATGAGCGGCAGTTTCACCTTTTCGGCAAATTCCCTTGCCGTAGCCAATCTTTTTTTGAACTCGCGGTACGGATGGATATTGTGATTATACGAAAATCCCGTTACCGTATGACCTTGCTCCCTTAGCGTCTTTACCGGATAGCAGGCACACGGCCCGCAGCACATATGCAATAAAATATTCATAATATCCTCACTCTTTTTCTGGCTCTTTCATCGGCACTCCCAAATGGCGATATGCCGCAGGCGATGCGACGCGTCCACGCGCCGTCCGATTGATAAGTCCCAGCTGTAATAAGAACGGCTCATAGACATCTTCCAGTGTAGCCGTTTCTTCGCTGATAGCGGCCGCAAGCGTATCAAGACCGACAGGCCCACCACCGAATTTGTGAATAATCGTTTCAAGTACACGACGGTCGATCTTATCAAGCCCGATCTTATCGACTTCCAAAAGTGCTAACGCATAGTCAGCGATCGCATCGGTGATAATACCGTCTCCTTTGACCTGAGCAAAATCACGTACACGTTTCAACAGACGATTCGCAATACGCGGCGTTCCGCGCGACCGTTTGGCGATCTCATAGGCACCGCGTTCTTCAATATCGATACCGAGGATCTCGGATGCACGTTTGACGATACAGACAAGCTCATCGGGATGATAATATTCCAATCGACAGATCACACCGAATCGGTCACGAAGCGGCGGTGCCAGCGCACCCGCTCTCGTCGTCGCCCCAATCAGCGTGAACGGTTGGAGATCAAGACGAATAGAACGTGCACTCGGTCCTTTGCCGATAACGATATCGAGCGCATAATCTTCCATTGCGGAATAAAGCACCTCTTCTACATTGCGCGACAAACGATGTATCTCGTCGATAAACAGCACATCACCTTCATTGAGATTTGTGAGCAGTGCTGCCAGATCGCCCGCCCGCTCGATCGCAGGCCCGCTCGTCACGCGGAAATTAACGCCCATCTCATTGGCAATGATCGCCGCAAGCGTTGTCTTACCGAGCCCCGGAGGACCATAAAGAAGCACATGGTCGAGCGATTCCTTGCGCGCAAGTGCCGCTTGAATGAAGACTGTTAAATTTTCTTTAGCTTGACGTTGTCCGATATACTCCGCCAATCGCTTCGGGCGCAAACTGTATTGCCACTCGTCCATTCCCAGTTGTCCGCCCGCGACAATTCTTTCCTCGTTCATCGCTTCTACCCTTTCATAAACTCACGCAGAGCGTGTTTGATCAATACCTCTATCGGCTGTGACAGATCAAACCGTTTGACCACAGGCAATACTTCTGCCTGCGTATACCCAAGACCGACAAGAGCCTGCACGACTTCTGTCATCTCGTCTGCCGATCCTACCGTATACTCTTCTGTCACCTCTTCCTCTTCACTTGAAGAGAACTGACCAAGCTTATCATGCAGCTCTACGATGATACGTTCTGCCGTTTTTTTGCCGATACCCGGTAGTTTTACGAGCACCGACGTCTGTTTCTGACCGACCGCTTTACAAAACGCCTGCGGTTCGATAGCAGACAGAATACCGAGCGCGACCTTCGGCCCGATACCCGATATCCCTGTAAGCAGCATAAAAAGATCGTACTCTTCCTGCGACAAAAATCCGTATAACATCATCGCATCTTCGCGCACACTCAAATAAGTGAACAGTCTTGCCTGTTGACCGATCTTCAAGCGATTGCGCGTCGATGCAGAGATAAACACGCGATATCCCACACCGCCGACATTGACAAAACACGAGTCGGCAAACGCATGACTGATCGTTCCTTCTACATATCCTATCATAATGATCCTCCCCACATCCGACTGTCTGCCGCGTGTGTCGTACAGATAGCCACTGCAAGCGCATCTGCCACATCATCGGGATGCGGCGGCTTCGGCAGATTGAGGAGCCGCGTCACCATATAGATGACCTGCTCTTTTGTCGCCTTACCGTAACCGACAACAGACTGCTTGACCTGAAGTGGTGTGAAC
Above is a window of Selenomonadales bacterium DNA encoding:
- a CDS encoding SpoIID/LytB domain-containing protein, producing MSKNRIWQKICGVGAVLLLLAGGAAEAAVQSPTVQVGLETSKTEHTITANVPFNVTDEKGKRTYLKLRANQKAVIAIGKKGITINGKEISASKVMVHVNSKSKKGILKLDGTPYRGNLCVDHRKGKTKLTTVNEVMLEDYLYGVVPNEVSHSWPMEALKAQAVAARTFVLHDLKKHASEGYDVCATTHCQVYRGKQKENVRTNQAVDATKGEYLAYKGKAILSLFHASGGGYTENSENVWGKREPYLRGVPDYNESPWEVNVTLDKLSSVLKSRGKAIGEIREIKLSKLEKQPVKVGDRGISGRVRTMTIEGERGSVQVSGNDMRSMLGLKSTLFDIDKRTFKGKESESFTIKGYGFGHGLGMSQWGAKAMAEKKKDYEEILKHYYSQVDIKKIK
- a CDS encoding DUF1653 domain-containing protein; translation: MAELKAGRYRHFKGKEYEVIAVAKDSETLEDMVVYRALYGEYGYWVRPLRMFCETVTADGQTMPRFQYIGVK
- a CDS encoding epoxyqueuosine reductase QueH, coding for MNILLHMCCGPCACYPVKTLREQGHTVTGFSYNHNIHPYREFKKRLATAREFAEKVKLPLIVDKSYELEMFLANAMVNIEGRCVSCHEVRLRKAAQVAKENGFDAFTTSLLVSPYQKHDLIRAVGERVAEEEGIKFFYQDFREGWQEGVDISLALELYRQPYCGCIFSEKERYWKPPKNTKK
- the ruvA gene encoding Holliday junction branch migration protein RuvA yields the protein MIGYVEGTISHAFADSCFVNVGGVGYRVFISASTRNRLKIGQQARLFTYLSVREDAMMLYGFLSQEEYDLFMLLTGISGIGPKVALGILSAIEPQAFCKAVGQKQTSVLVKLPGIGKKTAERIIVELHDKLGQFSSSEEEEVTEEYTVGSADEMTEVVQALVGLGYTQAEVLPVVKRFDLSQPIEVLIKHALREFMKG
- the queA gene encoding tRNA preQ1(34) S-adenosylmethionine ribosyltransferase-isomerase QueA; translation: MKLSDFDYDLPEERIAQFPCEPRDHSRLLKVNIDTGELVHAHFYDLLDDVEAGDLLVFNNTRVIPARLIGAKPTGGKVEVFLLTRLDGDRWEVLVKPGKKARIGQEILFGDELSCVVEDNTDFGGRIVRFRYQGIFEEVLDRLGETPLPPYIKEKLADKERYQTVYAKENGSAAAPTAGLHFTKEMLAKLEEKGVRLAFVTLHVGLGTFRPVNVENVLEHVMHKEYYSVSAEAAEAIRQTKEAGGRIIAVGTTAVRTLESAAEEDGTITPKTGWTEIFIYPGYRFKIVDALVTNFHLPKSTLLMLVSALADREMMLEAYRVAVEEKYRFFSFGDAMFLSRPKKENI
- the ruvB gene encoding Holliday junction branch migration DNA helicase RuvB → MNEERIVAGGQLGMDEWQYSLRPKRLAEYIGQRQAKENLTVFIQAALARKESLDHVLLYGPPGLGKTTLAAIIANEMGVNFRVTSGPAIERAGDLAALLTNLNEGDVLFIDEIHRLSRNVEEVLYSAMEDYALDIVIGKGPSARSIRLDLQPFTLIGATTRAGALAPPLRDRFGVICRLEYYHPDELVCIVKRASEILGIDIEERGAYEIAKRSRGTPRIANRLLKRVRDFAQVKGDGIITDAIADYALALLEVDKIGLDKIDRRVLETIIHKFGGGPVGLDTLAAAISEETATLEDVYEPFLLQLGLINRTARGRVASPAAYRHLGVPMKEPEKE